Genomic segment of Pseudobdellovibrionaceae bacterium:
ATGGTGCTACAAAAACTCAGCTTGCGACTTTGGACGCCATGGGTTTACGTAAGATTGGGTCTGAAAAGGTATTGGCTGATAATGAAGCTAACCGTGGTCAGATCTTTAAAATGCAACATTTGTTAAAGGTGACTCCACAGTAGTCAGCTTTAATGCCTGCTGTTTATGCAGGTATAGGTCGCCCGCTCGTTTGAGCGGTAGGTATAAATATCTAGGTTTAGGAATTTAGGAGCAGAATATGTCTTTATTGTCAGAGCTAAAAATTAACAAAGGTGCAACACACTCTAAGAAAAGAATTGGTCGTGGTGACGGTTCTGGCCAAGGAAGTACAGCAGGTAAAGGTCATAAAGGTCAAAAAGCAAGATCTGGCGGTAAAGTGCGTGTAGGTTTTGAAGGTGGTCAAATGCCACTGATGAGACGTTTACCTAAG
This window contains:
- the rpmD gene encoding 50S ribosomal protein L30; this encodes MAKSFHVKLVKSRNGATKTQLATLDAMGLRKIGSEKVLADNEANRGQIFKMQHLLKVTPQ